A stretch of Deltaproteobacteria bacterium DNA encodes these proteins:
- a CDS encoding trimethylamine methyltransferase family protein codes for MDSETPEIVPFVSALKKELLTQSQVETLRGGTLRLLEEVGVHFPSRTALELFSDHGALVDMDRQIVRIPPGLVTKAMSTAPRSFVLAGRHERFDLVLDGSRSYLCTDGCGVHVVDLWTRKQRPSRKDDVARMARVCDALPMISFFWPMVSAQDHGRTAPLHECHAGLVNTLKHVRGGTTVFAPLARYIVEMATVVAGSGVELRRRPPINANICTIAPLAQDADGIESALVYAEAGIPVSFMAMTTMGSTAPATPLGALVTGDAEVVSAMVLIQLAYPGAPVFHSVLVSLMDPRTGDYVSEVPLPVNMISVQLAHAWGVPSLGGGGVSSDALDIGWQSGMEAGMGAALIPLCGGEICGYLGLLGGSMVLYPEQVILDHEVCRAAYDLFRGFEFEGYDMALDVIEKVGPRGHFLMEDHTCDHVRDFRLSRLLGRKDGQGRLLDPRTLALEEFKRIDENHHPEPLPREVLAELDRILAAADREAQRMA; via the coding sequence ATGGATTCGGAAACCCCGGAGATAGTTCCCTTCGTCTCCGCCCTGAAAAAGGAACTGCTCACCCAGTCCCAGGTCGAAACCCTTCGTGGCGGAACGCTCCGCCTGCTGGAAGAGGTGGGTGTCCACTTTCCCTCCCGGACCGCCCTCGAGCTTTTTTCCGACCACGGGGCCCTGGTGGATATGGATAGACAGATCGTTCGCATCCCGCCCGGCCTTGTGACCAAGGCCATGTCCACGGCGCCCCGGTCATTTGTCCTGGCAGGACGACACGAACGCTTCGACCTGGTCCTCGATGGGAGCCGGTCCTACCTCTGCACGGACGGGTGCGGGGTCCACGTGGTCGACCTGTGGACCCGAAAGCAGAGACCTTCCAGAAAGGACGACGTGGCCCGGATGGCCCGTGTCTGCGACGCCCTGCCCATGATCAGCTTTTTCTGGCCCATGGTCAGTGCCCAGGATCACGGGCGTACAGCACCTCTCCACGAGTGTCACGCAGGTCTGGTCAACACGCTCAAGCACGTGCGGGGCGGCACGACGGTTTTCGCCCCTCTGGCACGTTACATAGTCGAGATGGCTACCGTCGTGGCCGGCAGCGGCGTGGAGCTGCGACGGCGTCCCCCTATCAACGCCAACATATGCACCATCGCGCCTCTGGCCCAGGATGCCGATGGGATCGAGTCGGCCCTGGTCTATGCAGAGGCAGGCATCCCTGTCAGCTTCATGGCCATGACCACCATGGGGTCGACAGCACCGGCCACTCCCCTCGGGGCCCTCGTCACGGGCGATGCAGAGGTGGTGAGCGCCATGGTGCTGATCCAGTTGGCCTACCCCGGAGCACCTGTGTTTCACTCGGTCCTCGTGTCGCTCATGGACCCCAGGACCGGAGACTATGTCAGCGAGGTGCCGTTGCCTGTCAACATGATTTCCGTCCAACTCGCCCATGCCTGGGGTGTGCCCAGCCTGGGGGGAGGGGGGGTGAGCAGCGACGCCCTCGACATAGGCTGGCAGTCCGGCATGGAGGCGGGAATGGGTGCGGCCCTCATCCCCCTGTGCGGTGGAGAGATCTGCGGATACCTGGGGCTGCTCGGAGGGTCCATGGTTCTCTACCCCGAGCAGGTGATCCTCGACCACGAGGTCTGCCGGGCCGCCTACGACCTGTTCCGCGGATTCGAATTCGAGGGATACGACATGGCTCTCGACGTGATCGAGAAAGTGGGTCCCAGGGGACACTTCCTGATGGAGGACCACACCTGCGACCACGTACGGGATTTTCGCCTCTCTCGCTTGCTGGGAAGGAAGGACGGACAGGGCAGGCTACTCGATCCGAGAACCCTGGCCCTCGAGGAATTCAAGCGAATCGATGAGAACCACCACCCCGAGCCTCTGCCCAGGGAGGTTCTTGCAGAGCTCGATCGCATACTGGCGGCCGCCGACCGCGAGGCCCAAAGGATGGCTTAG
- the tsaA gene encoding tRNA (N6-threonylcarbamoyladenosine(37)-N6)-methyltransferase TrmO, which yields MEILLKPIGVIHSPFTDKTGIPVQSFHSDELGWVEVNKEYERGLRDLEGFSHIILLYYYETGETRLEVKPVLGTRTHGIFATRDLRRPNRLGFSVVRLLEKKGNILKIRGVDVLEGSPLLDIKPYVPAFDGRSGCRIGWLEGKV from the coding sequence ATGGAGATCCTTTTGAAACCGATCGGTGTCATTCACTCCCCTTTCACGGACAAGACCGGTATCCCCGTCCAGTCTTTTCATTCGGATGAGTTGGGATGGGTCGAAGTCAACAAGGAATACGAGAGAGGGCTGAGAGATCTCGAAGGATTCTCCCACATTATCCTGCTGTATTACTACGAGACGGGAGAGACGCGCCTCGAAGTGAAGCCCGTGCTGGGGACCAGAACCCACGGTATCTTTGCCACAAGGGACCTCAGGCGGCCGAACAGGTTGGGATTCAGCGTGGTGCGTCTTCTGGAGAAGAAAGGGAACATTCTCAAGATCCGCGGTGTCGACGTGTTGGAGGGAAGCCCTCTGCTCGACATCAAGCCCTATGTGCCCGCCTTTGACGGGAGAAGCGGTTGCAGGATCGGGTGGCTTGAGGGAAAGGTGTGA
- a CDS encoding molybdopterin-dependent oxidoreductase produces the protein MNSKTAVANGEIQTLCRQCDMRCGLNVHVAHGKIHRISGFKDHPASRGLICAKGRAAVDLVYHPRRLLNPLRRKPDRTFEEISYEQAMDEIAGRMRDIKEDYGARSVGVWTGEAVGFFQQEQYARRFIHAFGSPNFFSADSVCFSARYIAYRLVQGYLNPCPDFERAALIILWGSNPPVSHPTFMSRITEGRKKGAKLVVIDPRRTAIARKADIFVQPLPGTDGALALGLARYLIETGNYDRHFVNNHTVGFDRFASYARTCTPEWVERQTGVDRTRILQIGGMLAASRPRVAGYVGTGLEHHDNVLDTVRAVACLGGLCGAVDVEGGDPWPETMGGRTLTLYDEIPLEGQEPIGAAEYPTLYRYTKDCHSLTAMDRILFSDGYPLKGLIVTGANPVLTNPNAQKVARAFARLDLLVFRDLFLTESAKLAHYILPAASFLERSELHYHTHLQLVTLTTKVLDIPGVRDEYTFWRDLACRLGFGERYFPWENEEQVNQWILEPAGISLDELRRHPEGYTYRPLRYRKYTNRPLPTPTGKFEFSSAYLGESGHPELPEYRPPRYRSRSNPDYPFILITGARKSLYYHSRYRNIARFRASIPVPQVEIHPDDAARMGITEGQRVKVTSTVGSIEIPARVMGEKDILPGVLQITHGWDEANVNLLTDDRVTDPVTGFPLLKAVPVRIEKLQ, from the coding sequence ATGAACTCGAAGACCGCTGTCGCAAACGGAGAGATTCAGACCCTATGCCGCCAGTGTGACATGCGCTGCGGGCTCAATGTCCATGTCGCTCACGGGAAGATACACAGAATCAGCGGGTTCAAAGACCACCCGGCCAGCCGCGGACTGATCTGTGCCAAAGGGCGTGCTGCGGTAGATCTCGTCTACCATCCCCGCCGCCTCCTCAATCCTCTAAGGAGGAAACCCGACCGGACCTTTGAGGAGATCTCATACGAACAGGCCATGGATGAGATCGCCGGCAGGATGCGTGACATCAAGGAAGATTACGGGGCCAGATCAGTGGGGGTTTGGACCGGTGAGGCCGTGGGTTTCTTCCAGCAGGAGCAATACGCCCGCCGTTTTATCCATGCCTTTGGATCGCCGAACTTCTTTTCCGCCGACTCGGTTTGCTTCAGCGCCCGTTACATCGCCTACCGACTGGTGCAGGGATACCTGAACCCGTGCCCGGATTTCGAAAGGGCGGCCCTCATTATTCTCTGGGGATCGAATCCCCCTGTCTCACATCCCACTTTTATGAGCAGGATCACCGAGGGAAGGAAAAAAGGGGCAAAACTCGTGGTCATCGATCCCCGCCGCACCGCCATTGCCCGCAAGGCCGATATCTTTGTTCAACCCCTCCCAGGAACGGACGGCGCGCTCGCCCTGGGCCTAGCCCGCTATCTGATCGAAACAGGAAACTACGATCGCCATTTCGTAAACAACCATACCGTCGGATTTGATCGATTTGCAAGTTACGCCAGGACCTGTACCCCCGAATGGGTCGAGAGACAGACCGGAGTCGACCGGACCAGAATCCTTCAGATCGGCGGAATGCTGGCTGCGAGCCGCCCGAGAGTCGCCGGTTATGTCGGAACCGGCCTGGAACACCACGACAATGTGCTCGACACCGTCAGAGCCGTTGCCTGCCTGGGCGGACTCTGCGGCGCGGTCGATGTCGAGGGGGGCGACCCCTGGCCAGAGACGATGGGAGGACGTACCCTAACACTCTACGACGAGATCCCTCTGGAAGGGCAAGAGCCCATAGGTGCTGCAGAATATCCGACTCTCTACCGGTACACCAAAGACTGTCACTCCCTCACTGCCATGGATCGGATTCTCTTCTCAGACGGCTATCCTTTGAAGGGGCTGATCGTAACGGGAGCCAACCCGGTACTCACCAATCCGAATGCCCAAAAGGTCGCAAGAGCATTTGCCCGGTTGGATCTACTGGTTTTCAGAGATCTCTTTCTGACCGAGAGTGCAAAGCTCGCCCACTACATCCTCCCTGCGGCATCCTTTCTCGAAAGATCTGAGCTTCACTACCATACCCATCTCCAGCTTGTCACCCTCACGACCAAGGTTTTGGATATTCCCGGTGTCCGGGATGAGTACACCTTCTGGCGGGATCTTGCCTGCCGGCTCGGTTTCGGGGAGAGGTACTTTCCCTGGGAAAACGAAGAGCAGGTCAACCAGTGGATCCTGGAACCGGCAGGCATATCCCTCGATGAACTGAGAAGGCATCCAGAGGGATATACCTATCGACCCCTCAGATACAGGAAGTATACAAATCGGCCTCTTCCAACCCCCACGGGAAAGTTCGAGTTCTCGTCGGCGTATTTAGGCGAATCGGGCCATCCTGAGCTACCCGAATACCGACCCCCCCGTTATCGGAGCCGTTCGAACCCCGACTATCCCTTCATCCTTATCACAGGAGCCAGGAAGTCTCTCTACTATCATTCGAGGTACCGTAATATTGCGCGGTTTCGCGCATCCATCCCCGTGCCGCAAGTCGAGATCCATCCTGACGATGCCGCCCGGATGGGAATCACCGAAGGGCAACGGGTAAAGGTAACCTCAACGGTGGGCTCCATTGAGATTCCGGCAAGGGTTATGGGCGAAAAAGACATCCTCCCGGGTGTCCTCCAGATCACCCACGGGTGGGACGAGGCCAATGTAAACCTTCTCACAGATGATCGCGTCACCGATCCTGTCACGGGCTTCCCCCTTCTGAAGGCCGTGCCGGTGAGGATCGAAAAGCTACAATAG
- a CDS encoding 4Fe-4S dicluster domain-containing protein, whose translation MRIIYIDLDRCIGCRNCEQACSLYGTGGFRREDSNIRVNLYPGERFISTLTCSQCETPPCMEICPSGALSRDPRTGAIVVDQDRCVGCKMCMMACPFGNIHFNTERHVIQKCNLCEGEPRCIMFCMPHALNYIEAADLSDLRRRIVDNRLMRCLVVHQ comes from the coding sequence ATGAGAATAATCTACATCGACCTCGACCGCTGCATCGGATGCCGGAACTGCGAACAGGCGTGTTCCCTTTACGGAACAGGGGGGTTCAGGCGAGAGGATTCAAACATTCGGGTCAACCTCTATCCCGGCGAACGGTTCATTTCGACTCTGACCTGCTCCCAGTGTGAAACACCACCCTGCATGGAGATCTGTCCCAGCGGTGCCCTCAGCCGAGACCCCCGCACCGGGGCGATCGTGGTCGACCAGGACCGCTGTGTAGGATGCAAGATGTGCATGATGGCCTGCCCCTTCGGGAATATCCATTTCAATACAGAAAGGCATGTGATCCAGAAGTGCAACCTCTGTGAAGGCGAACCGAGATGCATCATGTTCTGCATGCCTCATGCCCTGAACTACATCGAGGCCGCGGATCTGTCAGATCTGAGGAGGAGAATCGTGGACAACCGTTTGATGAGATGCCTTGTGGTCCACCAGTGA
- a CDS encoding NAD(P)/FAD-dependent oxidoreductase, translating into MRVVIIGGGAAAVSAIEAFRKHDRTSAILLVSSEKHPPYSRVLLPYLVLGRTDIQGLFYRSTRFYDRFNVRTLLGRSVVGTDLSQKRLYLDTGETIPFDRLLIASGSSPVKPTVRGLDSEEIGHFWTMEDALRVGRCFKGNRRLMIMGGGFISLMLAWVAVQRNLEVTITEIMDHVMPQSLDRTGAEMVETAMRRERVRVLTGTAVQRVEKRSRGQYRVYPADRRPFDVDMVVVAAGVRPNIAFLETDSVRTDRGILVSDTMETSVPGIYAAGDVAQGPSVLGDRWATHALWTTAVEHGTIAGSNMAGREVHYRGSLSGNVSEFFHLTVASMGMVRKSPEIDEQAYLDREGGVYVKLLLHRRVPVGGVLIGRAEDVASFGILRSCILRKREIPRTEDLRVHPLRLLRPLVGRS; encoded by the coding sequence ATGAGAGTGGTTATCATCGGAGGCGGTGCCGCGGCGGTGAGCGCCATCGAGGCCTTCCGCAAGCATGACCGGACAAGTGCGATTCTCCTGGTCTCCTCTGAAAAGCACCCGCCGTACTCCCGTGTTCTTCTCCCGTATCTTGTTTTGGGGAGGACGGATATCCAGGGTCTTTTCTATCGGTCCACCCGTTTCTATGACCGGTTCAACGTCAGGACTCTGTTGGGCCGGTCGGTTGTAGGAACGGACCTTTCCCAAAAAAGGCTCTATCTCGATACGGGCGAGACGATCCCCTTTGACAGGCTGCTGATCGCCTCGGGTTCCTCACCTGTGAAGCCCACTGTCCGAGGCCTGGACAGCGAGGAGATAGGGCATTTCTGGACCATGGAAGATGCCCTCCGAGTCGGCAGGTGCTTCAAGGGGAACAGGCGCCTCATGATCATGGGGGGAGGCTTTATCTCCCTCATGCTTGCATGGGTTGCGGTGCAGAGGAATCTGGAGGTGACGATCACTGAAATAATGGACCATGTCATGCCCCAGAGTCTCGATAGAACAGGGGCTGAAATGGTGGAGACGGCAATGCGCCGCGAGAGAGTCCGCGTCCTGACGGGAACGGCTGTCCAAAGGGTGGAAAAGAGATCGAGGGGCCAGTACAGGGTCTACCCGGCGGACCGGCGTCCCTTCGATGTGGACATGGTGGTCGTGGCAGCAGGGGTGCGGCCCAACATCGCTTTCCTGGAGACCGACTCGGTTCGCACCGACAGGGGCATCCTGGTGAGCGACACAATGGAGACGAGTGTACCGGGAATCTATGCAGCCGGTGATGTCGCCCAGGGGCCCTCTGTTCTCGGAGATCGGTGGGCAACCCATGCTCTCTGGACAACTGCCGTAGAGCACGGCACAATTGCCGGGAGCAATATGGCGGGGAGGGAGGTTCACTATCGGGGCAGCCTCAGCGGCAATGTGAGCGAATTCTTCCATTTGACGGTGGCATCCATGGGAATGGTGAGGAAATCTCCCGAAATAGATGAACAAGCCTACCTCGATAGGGAAGGCGGGGTCTACGTTAAGCTCCTGCTCCACCGTAGAGTTCCTGTGGGCGGAGTCCTAATAGGCCGAGCCGAGGACGTCGCCTCTTTTGGCATCCTGAGATCCTGCATACTCAGAAAGAGAGAGATACCCCGGACCGAGGACCTGCGGGTGCACCCCCTGAGATTACTCCGCCCTCTGGTTGGCAGGAGCTAG
- a CDS encoding molybdopterin-dependent oxidoreductase translates to MTGETVVRNGTVQTLCRQCDMRCGVDVHIRDGRIAEIKGFKDHPQNRGRICHKGHAAADLVYKEDRLLKPLKKKPDGTFREISYDQALDEIAAKMEAIKKTYGARSMGVWKGEALGFFQQEEYARRFVHAFGSPNYFSNDSECFNGRYIGYGLVQGYWNGCPDFENADLIVLWGTNLPFSHPPFMRLIADARARGAKLVVIDPRLVSVAYKADIFVQPFPGTDGALAWGLANHLIQTGNYDRPFVEKYSIGFDGFAEYAERFTPEFVEKETGIEGQRLVEIAQMIVQNKPRVINYVGNGLEHHENGINNIRVVACLGGLCGAIDVKGGQTWPQGMGGRSLTLYDELPLLDQNPIGADRYPVLYRFRRECHTMTAMDYILGKGDYPLRGLIVTGANPVLTNPNARKVRDAFASLELLVVRELFLTESAKLAHYVLPAASFLERSELHYHTDRQLVTLTTKVLDIPGVTDEYTFWRDLAHRLGFGERYFPWENEEQVNRWILEPTGISLDDLKKHPEGYVYSPLRYNKYKEQPFPTPTGKFEFASRYLKELGYPELPVYEPPRYMSHPSREYPLVLITGARKYLFYHSRYRNIHRFRTAVPAPEVEIHPDDAAKLGIGDKERVRVVSEIGAVEIQAKIVHTRQILPGVLQITHGWEEANVNLITYDSVNDPISGFPLLKAVPVRIEKDGQRDEEIKFP, encoded by the coding sequence ATGACGGGAGAAACAGTCGTGAGAAACGGGACGGTCCAGACCCTCTGCCGCCAATGTGACATGCGCTGCGGGGTTGATGTCCATATCAGGGACGGCAGGATAGCGGAGATCAAGGGATTCAAAGATCACCCACAGAACCGGGGCAGGATCTGCCACAAGGGACATGCCGCGGCGGACCTGGTCTACAAAGAGGACCGCCTCCTTAAGCCGCTAAAGAAAAAGCCGGACGGAACCTTCCGCGAGATCTCCTACGACCAGGCACTCGATGAAATCGCCGCAAAAATGGAGGCCATCAAGAAGACCTATGGGGCGAGATCGATGGGGGTTTGGAAGGGGGAAGCGCTCGGGTTTTTTCAGCAGGAGGAATATGCCAGGCGGTTCGTCCATGCCTTTGGATCTCCCAACTACTTTTCGAACGACTCGGAGTGTTTCAACGGCCGCTACATCGGGTACGGACTCGTCCAGGGTTACTGGAACGGCTGCCCCGACTTTGAAAACGCCGACCTCATCGTTCTCTGGGGAACCAACCTCCCCTTCTCGCATCCACCTTTTATGAGGCTCATCGCCGACGCCCGGGCCAGAGGGGCGAAGCTCGTCGTCATCGACCCCCGTCTGGTCTCTGTGGCTTATAAGGCGGATATCTTCGTGCAGCCCTTTCCGGGCACCGATGGCGCTCTGGCCTGGGGGCTGGCCAACCACCTCATCCAGACCGGGAACTACGACCGGCCCTTTGTCGAGAAGTACTCGATAGGCTTTGACGGATTTGCCGAATACGCCGAGAGGTTCACCCCCGAGTTCGTCGAGAAAGAGACAGGAATCGAGGGGCAGAGGCTCGTGGAGATCGCCCAGATGATCGTTCAAAACAAGCCGAGAGTCATCAACTACGTGGGAAACGGCCTGGAACACCACGAGAACGGGATAAACAACATACGGGTCGTAGCCTGTCTGGGCGGTCTCTGCGGAGCCATCGACGTAAAGGGAGGACAGACCTGGCCGCAAGGGATGGGAGGGCGGAGCCTGACACTCTATGATGAGCTCCCCCTCCTCGATCAAAACCCTATCGGGGCGGACAGATACCCCGTCCTCTACCGGTTCCGCCGGGAATGCCACACCATGACGGCCATGGACTATATTCTCGGCAAGGGAGACTACCCCTTGCGCGGGCTCATCGTGACGGGGGCGAACCCCGTGCTCACCAACCCCAATGCAAGAAAGGTGCGTGATGCCTTTGCGAGTCTCGAGCTTCTGGTCGTGAGGGAACTCTTCCTCACCGAAAGCGCGAAACTGGCCCACTACGTTCTTCCTGCAGCGTCCTTCCTCGAAAGGTCCGAACTCCACTACCACACGGACCGGCAGCTCGTAACCCTTACTACCAAGGTGCTCGATATTCCAGGCGTCACGGACGAGTATACCTTCTGGAGGGATCTGGCCCACCGGCTCGGTTTCGGCGAGAGGTACTTCCCCTGGGAGAACGAGGAGCAGGTCAACCGCTGGATCCTTGAACCGACGGGCATCTCCCTGGACGATCTGAAGAAACACCCTGAGGGCTATGTATACAGCCCCTTGAGATACAATAAGTACAAGGAACAACCATTTCCGACACCTACGGGAAAGTTCGAATTCGCCTCCCGCTATTTGAAAGAACTCGGCTATCCGGAACTGCCCGTCTACGAGCCGCCTCGCTACATGAGCCACCCGAGCAGGGAGTATCCCCTTGTCCTCATCACCGGTGCAAGGAAGTATCTCTTCTATCATTCGAGATACCGTAACATTCACCGCTTCCGCACCGCCGTGCCTGCGCCCGAGGTGGAGATCCATCCCGATGATGCCGCGAAATTGGGCATCGGAGACAAAGAACGGGTCCGGGTAGTATCGGAGATCGGTGCCGTGGAGATCCAGGCAAAGATCGTCCATACAAGGCAGATCCTTCCAGGGGTCCTCCAGATCACCCACGGCTGGGAGGAGGCCAACGTGAATCTGATAACCTACGATTCCGTGAACGATCCCATCAGCGGGTTCCCCCTGCTCAAGGCCGTGCCTGTAAGGATCGAAAAGGATGGCCAGCGTGATGAAGAAATCAAATTCCCTTAG
- a CDS encoding trimethylamine methyltransferase family protein — protein sequence MKKSNSLRLRVLSEEETEQIHRTALRVLGEIGMDVQDEETRKRLKEMGCREGGDGYLLFGPELVARSLATVPPSLTLYDRNGNVAVNTGDGRPRFSPGTGCLNILDYRTGVHRPFLLEDIVRTARVCDRLSNIDLVLSLGAPSDVPPQQEAIRTVRAMVEHTGKPLAFLGHNEKETGQVWQFLADVAGGWQALSQRPFGMDLTGPTSPLRLGEEACRRLRFAAKRSLPVVCFPAVMPGATAPMTLAGALAQTAAEILGGIVVHQMEGPGAPVMSGAAIIPMDMRTGSICYGSPEYGLVCLATADYFSDIGVPSWSGSGCSDAHTVDSQAAAEAGMNMVMSVLMGTGLTHNLGFLSSGKTGSLEMLVLCDELAGMVSRIAGGIAVDEERLAYRVIRDAGKKGAFISSNHTLEHARTEMWTPSLLCRVPLAQWTESGSKTMHERTREKLRDLLGE from the coding sequence ATGAAGAAATCAAATTCCCTTAGATTGCGGGTCCTCTCCGAAGAAGAAACGGAACAGATACACCGGACAGCCCTCCGGGTCCTGGGCGAGATCGGCATGGACGTCCAGGACGAAGAGACGCGAAAGAGATTGAAGGAGATGGGATGCCGAGAGGGGGGAGACGGATACCTCCTCTTTGGACCAGAACTGGTCGCGCGGTCTCTTGCCACTGTTCCCCCCAGCCTGACACTGTACGATCGAAACGGCAACGTGGCCGTAAACACCGGTGACGGCAGACCCAGGTTCAGTCCGGGTACAGGGTGCCTCAACATTCTGGACTACAGAACGGGAGTCCACCGGCCCTTCCTCCTCGAGGATATTGTCAGGACGGCCCGGGTATGCGACAGGCTTTCCAATATAGATCTCGTCCTGTCGCTTGGGGCTCCGAGTGACGTCCCCCCCCAGCAAGAGGCCATACGGACTGTCCGGGCAATGGTCGAGCATACGGGCAAACCCCTGGCCTTTCTCGGCCACAACGAGAAGGAGACCGGACAGGTCTGGCAGTTTCTCGCCGACGTGGCCGGTGGCTGGCAGGCTCTCTCCCAGAGGCCTTTCGGGATGGACCTCACCGGCCCCACTTCTCCCCTGAGACTCGGCGAGGAGGCATGCAGACGGCTACGTTTCGCCGCAAAGCGGTCTCTTCCCGTGGTCTGCTTCCCCGCAGTCATGCCGGGAGCAACTGCCCCAATGACCCTTGCCGGAGCACTGGCACAGACGGCAGCGGAAATCCTGGGAGGAATCGTAGTCCACCAGATGGAGGGCCCCGGAGCACCGGTCATGTCGGGAGCGGCGATTATCCCCATGGACATGCGGACGGGCAGCATCTGCTACGGGAGCCCGGAATACGGACTGGTCTGCCTTGCCACGGCGGACTATTTCTCCGACATAGGCGTCCCGAGTTGGTCCGGCTCGGGCTGCTCCGATGCGCACACCGTCGATTCCCAGGCGGCCGCAGAGGCGGGAATGAACATGGTGATGTCTGTCCTCATGGGAACCGGTTTGACCCACAACCTCGGTTTTCTATCCTCGGGCAAGACCGGGTCCCTCGAGATGCTCGTCCTGTGCGACGAATTGGCAGGTATGGTATCGAGGATCGCCGGAGGGATCGCCGTGGACGAGGAAAGGCTGGCCTACCGTGTCATCAGGGATGCGGGAAAGAAGGGGGCTTTCATAAGCAGCAACCACACTCTCGAGCACGCCCGCACGGAGATGTGGACACCCTCGCTCCTATGCAGGGTGCCTCTGGCCCAATGGACCGAGTCGGGTTCAAAAACGATGCACGAGAGGACAAGAGAAAAACTGAGGGATCTGCTTGGTGAATGA